A single Bacillus sp. OxB-1 DNA region contains:
- a CDS encoding phage tail assembly protein has protein sequence MTENMTKDNVAEELETKENQVETEHNPLVINMPIRKPLSLDGKEIKMLNLDFSNMTGTDILSIDSEMRLDGHPGGFDHIYNQDALLKIASRATGVLPDDLKRLHGADFLEMVFQVRNFFVRW, from the coding sequence ATGACAGAAAATATGACTAAAGACAATGTTGCAGAAGAGTTGGAAACGAAGGAAAACCAAGTGGAAACTGAGCATAATCCACTTGTAATCAATATGCCAATTAGAAAGCCTCTTTCATTGGATGGTAAGGAAATCAAGATGTTGAATCTGGATTTTTCCAACATGACGGGTACTGATATCTTAAGCATTGATAGTGAAATGCGCTTGGATGGTCACCCGGGAGGATTTGATCACATTTACAATCAGGATGCCTTGCTAAAAATAGCTTCACGTGCAACTGGTGTACTGCCTGATGATTTGAAAAGGCTTCACGGGGCTGACTTTTTGGAAATGGTGTTTCAAGTGCGAAATTTTTTCGTCCGATGGTAG
- a CDS encoding phage major tail tube protein codes for MSIIPEKLNDFRVYVNDSPERKGIGDLQLPSLDAMTETVSAAGVLGEYESPNIGHLQSMKLTINWTATIDKTMTDFYKQEAVKVDCRLADQKYDSGKHKFVANRVLVQGHVVKHDFGKAAKGSPYEGSTEIEVLYLKIESDKKVLIEYDRTNYIYMVDGVDVLAGLRTALGM; via the coding sequence GTGAGCATTATTCCAGAGAAATTAAATGATTTCCGTGTATATGTCAATGATAGCCCTGAGCGAAAAGGGATTGGAGATTTGCAACTCCCATCCCTCGACGCTATGACAGAAACTGTAAGTGCGGCTGGCGTACTGGGTGAGTATGAATCTCCGAATATCGGACACTTACAATCTATGAAACTGACAATAAACTGGACAGCAACCATTGACAAGACCATGACAGATTTCTATAAACAAGAAGCTGTTAAAGTGGATTGCCGATTAGCGGACCAGAAGTACGATTCCGGCAAACATAAATTCGTTGCCAATCGAGTATTGGTGCAAGGGCATGTAGTGAAACACGATTTCGGCAAGGCTGCGAAGGGAAGTCCATATGAAGGGTCAACTGAAATTGAAGTACTTTATCTGAAGATTGAAAGTGACAAAAAAGTATTAATCGAATATGACAGAACGAATTACATCTACATGGTAGACGGAGTAGATGTTCTTGCAGGTTTAAGAACTGCTTTAGGAATGTAA
- a CDS encoding phage tail tape measure protein translates to MAKKAMEMTIEIAGKVGSSLGSAFKSAIGSIDDLEHKSRAAKKELAKLGREFSQGKIHQSQYRAETAKINAELKLLEGNQRRINSLKSSFQKGWDKTKAVAGIGAIAAATTVTAATIKSIDVAADFESQMSKVQAKTEATAAEAAAMRETALELGASSSLSASETAIAMDELAAKGFDANKIIGAMPGIIAAAEASGEDLALTSDTVATAINVWSLEATEASRVADVLAMSANVSAAGIDDLAQTFKYAGAPAAALGISLEEVAAAAGIMTDAGLEGGNAGTALRASLLALNNPAKAQEKIMKKLGFTIKDSSGRAKSLSAIVDDLAKSTAHMSEADQVATIAKLVGTEAVSGFLALMKAGPEHIDNMTDALENSAGSAARAAAIMKDNFAGAKEELFGAFESGQIAFATPILDVGKDVFQGITSMIENNMGEIEAAGQGVAKALDDILAPFTVATPVEIDTTHIVNWDSYGAQLKEGMPDPTNVVNWDAYGQELETFEKAEKFKNMDLGDKIVYSLETATQKMEEWLGGSGGEAMGRIFAQLGEIAAKTWIAAFTGAIGGSLNAALEGNVTGALGLGAAAWMLGGGKVVKGAMGAGKWAMEKRGVKKTAIASSAQNTASTLSPDSTKKAKGNPKGAPKAVTQPVEKTSGPKAKATSKPSGPKSTNLMSKVFSTGKDIFAKGGKALSNVGKKGGKALSAVGKVGSKAVLPLGLLAEGFNIFKSKDKAKAGGEAAGGLGGGLGGAKAGAAIGTAIAPGIGTAIGSFLGGAVGYLGGKWAGGKAVDAARGGGTPTAVAAPASAPSLPQPTEPIQLNASTSALTSTVTNINTSLTALSTSTDSIANNMLALDKHTGQASEIFQSFQPLQTNVDLASDNMSNITAYTSQVSGMLYGSLFNLQSNATLASDNMSVLASQIGQASGWISSLQGIQSAGQRVIAALNGLESRINNVQLPGGGASRVSYDG, encoded by the coding sequence ATGGCTAAAAAAGCTATGGAAATGACCATAGAAATTGCCGGTAAAGTCGGATCATCTCTCGGAAGCGCGTTTAAAAGTGCAATTGGCAGTATTGATGATTTGGAGCACAAGTCCAGAGCGGCCAAAAAAGAACTAGCGAAGCTAGGTCGTGAGTTTTCGCAAGGCAAAATCCATCAATCACAATACAGGGCCGAAACAGCAAAGATCAATGCTGAACTTAAACTGTTAGAAGGTAATCAAAGACGGATCAATTCCTTGAAATCGTCATTTCAAAAGGGATGGGACAAGACGAAAGCTGTTGCTGGCATCGGGGCAATCGCGGCTGCAACGACAGTCACAGCGGCGACCATAAAGTCTATTGATGTAGCTGCGGATTTCGAATCCCAGATGTCAAAGGTCCAGGCGAAGACGGAAGCCACAGCAGCGGAAGCGGCGGCCATGCGTGAGACTGCTTTGGAGCTAGGAGCCAGTTCAAGTTTATCAGCCAGTGAAACGGCAATTGCCATGGATGAGCTAGCAGCCAAGGGATTCGATGCGAACAAAATTATAGGTGCAATGCCGGGAATTATAGCTGCTGCAGAAGCGTCAGGTGAAGATTTAGCACTCACCTCAGACACAGTTGCAACTGCCATTAACGTGTGGAGTTTAGAAGCCACCGAGGCATCTCGTGTAGCGGACGTGCTTGCCATGTCCGCGAACGTATCTGCGGCAGGAATTGACGACCTCGCACAGACGTTTAAGTATGCAGGTGCCCCCGCTGCGGCTCTGGGAATATCATTAGAAGAAGTTGCAGCTGCCGCAGGGATTATGACGGATGCCGGGCTTGAAGGCGGGAATGCAGGTACTGCTCTCCGGGCATCTTTATTGGCATTAAATAACCCCGCAAAAGCGCAAGAAAAAATCATGAAAAAGCTTGGTTTCACCATTAAAGATTCAAGTGGCCGGGCAAAGTCTCTTTCCGCTATTGTTGATGATTTGGCAAAGTCAACTGCCCACATGTCGGAAGCCGATCAAGTGGCAACTATTGCGAAACTTGTCGGAACCGAGGCAGTAAGTGGTTTCTTGGCCCTAATGAAGGCTGGCCCTGAACATATTGACAACATGACGGATGCTCTGGAAAATTCGGCTGGATCGGCGGCCCGTGCGGCGGCTATCATGAAAGATAACTTCGCCGGTGCGAAAGAAGAACTTTTTGGAGCTTTTGAATCTGGTCAAATCGCCTTTGCAACACCGATCCTTGATGTAGGAAAAGATGTTTTCCAAGGCATCACTTCCATGATTGAAAACAACATGGGAGAAATTGAGGCGGCTGGACAGGGTGTAGCAAAAGCGCTTGATGACATTTTAGCTCCGTTTACAGTCGCAACCCCAGTCGAAATAGATACTACTCATATTGTCAACTGGGATTCTTACGGTGCTCAATTAAAAGAGGGAATGCCCGACCCGACAAATGTTGTAAATTGGGATGCTTACGGCCAGGAATTAGAGACATTCGAGAAAGCGGAAAAGTTCAAAAATATGGATCTTGGCGATAAGATAGTGTACTCCTTGGAAACGGCTACTCAGAAAATGGAGGAATGGCTAGGCGGTAGTGGCGGAGAGGCTATGGGTAGGATTTTCGCCCAACTTGGTGAAATAGCAGCAAAGACGTGGATCGCTGCGTTCACCGGAGCCATCGGCGGATCTCTTAACGCTGCATTGGAAGGGAATGTTACCGGAGCGCTCGGTTTGGGTGCGGCCGCATGGATGCTCGGCGGCGGAAAAGTAGTAAAAGGCGCTATGGGCGCGGGCAAGTGGGCGATGGAAAAGCGGGGCGTGAAAAAGACGGCCATTGCATCTTCTGCTCAGAATACAGCTTCTACACTCTCTCCTGATAGCACAAAAAAAGCAAAGGGAAATCCTAAAGGTGCGCCAAAAGCCGTTACACAACCGGTTGAAAAAACAAGCGGTCCTAAAGCTAAGGCTACTTCAAAACCTAGCGGTCCTAAATCAACGAATCTCATGTCCAAAGTTTTTAGCACGGGCAAAGATATTTTTGCGAAGGGTGGAAAGGCTTTATCGAATGTCGGAAAAAAGGGCGGAAAAGCATTATCAGCTGTTGGAAAAGTAGGTAGCAAGGCAGTATTGCCCTTGGGCCTGCTGGCAGAAGGGTTCAATATTTTTAAATCTAAAGATAAAGCCAAAGCTGGCGGAGAGGCAGCTGGCGGTTTGGGTGGTGGTCTAGGCGGCGCCAAAGCAGGGGCTGCAATCGGAACAGCTATCGCTCCAGGGATCGGTACGGCAATTGGAAGCTTCCTTGGTGGAGCCGTTGGATACTTAGGCGGGAAATGGGCCGGCGGTAAGGCTGTGGACGCAGCCCGCGGTGGCGGCACGCCTACTGCGGTAGCAGCACCAGCGTCAGCTCCGTCTTTGCCACAACCAACAGAACCAATACAATTAAATGCTTCCACAAGCGCATTGACGTCTACCGTTACCAACATCAATACAAGCTTGACGGCATTATCGACCAGTACAGATTCAATTGCAAACAACATGCTGGCCTTGGATAAGCATACTGGCCAAGCAAGCGAAATATTTCAATCGTTCCAACCACTTCAAACAAATGTCGATCTTGCATCCGATAACATGTCGAACATCACGGCTTACACAAGCCAGGTGAGCGGCATGTTGTACGGCTCCCTGTTTAACTTGCAATCAAACGCAACTCTGGCCTCCGACAATATGTCTGTCCTGGCTTCGCAAATCGGACAAGCAAGCGGGTGGATTTCTTCTTTGCAAGGTATCCAATCAGCCGGCCAGCGGGTGATTGCTGCATTAAATGGCTTGGAATCCAGAATCAACAATGTTCAATTGCCGGGCGGCGGCGCTTCAAGGGTGAGTTATGATGGATAA
- a CDS encoding phage tail sheath family protein: MPFRHGSRVTEAPTSLLTPVVATATLPIVFGTAPIHLAKTTEHVNDIVVAYSFGEAQAALGYSDEWKDYTLCEAMDAAFRQFNVAPVIFVNVLDPDKHSESGEEEVEVVNKKASLKAKNVLLDTLKVKLTAADETPLKREEDYVASFDDDGQVVIVPLNNATKLHVAFKRLTPKAVTENDIIGGSDVNTGKLKGLELLNAVFPKTGMVPGLVLAPKFSKNPMVAAVMKAKASVINTYFRAASLADIDTKEADIYTKANEWKNKNNYTGTNEIVSWPLIGLGDNVYHLSTQLAFRIVETAADNGDYPHESPSNKNLSMNRMLIEKAEGEYEEVDLGPDQAELLNSQGIVTALNFIGGFKAWGNNTGAFPANTDVKDIFIPVRITHNWLANSIILTTWSKVDGPIRPRLVDSIVDTMNMWLNGLQSQEVLLGGRVEFRQEDNPKTDLISGKLRFRYFVAEPTPAQDIENILEFDANYYDNLFVE; the protein is encoded by the coding sequence ATGCCATTTAGACACGGTTCACGCGTCACTGAAGCGCCAACGTCATTGCTGACGCCTGTGGTTGCTACAGCGACATTGCCAATTGTATTCGGTACTGCACCGATTCATTTGGCCAAAACGACTGAGCATGTAAATGACATTGTCGTGGCTTACTCATTCGGAGAAGCGCAAGCGGCTCTTGGATATTCGGATGAATGGAAGGATTACACATTATGTGAGGCAATGGACGCGGCGTTTCGGCAATTTAATGTGGCGCCCGTCATATTTGTGAACGTCCTTGATCCTGATAAACATAGCGAGTCAGGCGAAGAAGAGGTCGAGGTTGTAAATAAAAAAGCGTCACTCAAAGCGAAAAATGTGCTGCTTGATACGTTGAAAGTTAAGTTGACGGCGGCTGATGAGACTCCTTTAAAGCGAGAGGAGGATTATGTGGCATCGTTCGACGATGATGGGCAGGTGGTCATTGTGCCGTTAAATAATGCAACAAAGCTGCATGTTGCATTTAAACGCTTAACGCCCAAAGCGGTTACGGAGAATGATATTATCGGTGGTTCTGATGTGAATACCGGAAAGTTAAAAGGTTTGGAATTGTTAAATGCCGTATTCCCGAAAACGGGTATGGTCCCAGGGCTGGTACTAGCTCCGAAGTTTTCTAAAAATCCTATGGTCGCAGCTGTGATGAAAGCAAAGGCCTCCGTCATCAACACGTATTTCCGTGCTGCATCTTTAGCGGATATTGATACGAAGGAAGCGGATATTTATACAAAAGCGAACGAGTGGAAAAACAAAAATAATTATACGGGAACGAATGAGATTGTCAGCTGGCCGTTGATTGGATTGGGCGACAATGTGTACCATCTGTCCACCCAATTGGCATTCCGAATCGTGGAGACGGCTGCGGACAATGGGGATTATCCACATGAATCTCCCTCCAACAAAAACCTATCCATGAATCGAATGCTCATTGAAAAGGCAGAGGGAGAGTATGAGGAAGTGGATCTTGGGCCGGACCAAGCGGAGTTGCTGAACAGTCAAGGGATCGTGACAGCTCTCAATTTCATCGGCGGATTCAAGGCATGGGGGAACAATACAGGGGCTTTTCCTGCAAACACGGATGTAAAGGATATTTTCATCCCAGTCCGCATCACGCATAACTGGTTGGCCAACTCCATTATCCTGACGACCTGGAGCAAGGTAGATGGTCCGATTCGTCCACGGTTGGTCGACTCGATTGTCGATACGATGAATATGTGGTTGAACGGCTTGCAATCCCAGGAAGTGCTGCTTGGTGGTCGTGTGGAGTTCCGTCAAGAGGATAATCCCAAAACCGATTTAATCAGTGGGAAATTGCGTTTTCGGTATTTCGTAGCGGAGCCGACACCGGCGCAAGATATTGAAAACATTTTAGAATTCGACGCGAATTATTACGATAATTTGTTTGTTGAATAA